A single region of the Lysinibacillus sp. B2A1 genome encodes:
- a CDS encoding methyl-accepting chemotaxis protein: MRFTIYKKLILGFFIVILVLIGTIGLNIKQLNSVNQTYRVLLEEQTTRSISIQELRAIAKQEIVSLRGYLLLGDKQNLQSNNESREEFKKKSDELMASFHTNESIELLEAINKSEQNVQQFADRMFSLKAAGEIEQYEKLDSTQGRLIIKQFDARVENLANYQSEYIDGKIAATTKEIQSIKFQMIILGVFAVVISLIIAIIMGSLISRPIKGMARAAQKIAEGDLTAEQIRIKNRDEVGDLALAFNQMALNLKELITSVRHNTVQVSGSAAELTASADQTIQATEQMTSSIQEVASGSEAQGKNATESSEAMKNMTRGIQQLATTTAAVSELALETNVEANKGNDSLLRVITQMDTIHTAVLESANVVKNLGNHSVEIGNIIGLITDIAEQTNLLALNAAIEAARAGDHGRGFAVVADEVKKLAEQSKQSAEQIASLISEIQHDTNRAVSVMDTGTQEVQIGMQVVKVAEEGFSKIVDLIEQVSKQIQEATTVSEEMSSSAELIYASFDEIATIAQMSSSNLQNVASASEEQLATIEEVAASAATLSNMAEELQTQVSRFKIE, encoded by the coding sequence ATGCGATTTACTATCTACAAGAAATTAATACTCGGTTTTTTTATTGTTATTTTAGTTTTAATTGGCACAATCGGGTTAAACATTAAACAGCTTAATTCCGTTAATCAAACATATCGTGTGTTACTTGAAGAACAAACTACTAGATCTATAAGTATTCAGGAGCTTCGAGCGATTGCGAAGCAAGAAATTGTAAGCCTAAGAGGGTATTTATTACTTGGAGATAAACAAAATCTTCAAAGCAACAACGAATCAAGGGAAGAATTCAAAAAAAAATCAGATGAATTAATGGCATCTTTCCATACTAATGAATCTATTGAATTATTAGAGGCTATCAATAAAAGTGAGCAAAATGTCCAGCAATTCGCTGATCGTATGTTTTCCTTAAAGGCTGCTGGAGAAATAGAACAATACGAAAAGCTTGATAGTACACAGGGACGATTAATTATTAAGCAATTCGATGCACGCGTAGAAAACCTTGCCAATTATCAAAGTGAGTATATAGATGGTAAAATCGCCGCGACAACTAAAGAAATTCAATCGATAAAATTTCAAATGATTATACTTGGGGTGTTTGCTGTTGTCATTAGTCTGATAATTGCTATTATCATGGGTAGCCTTATTTCTCGACCTATTAAAGGGATGGCTAGAGCAGCACAAAAAATTGCCGAGGGTGATTTAACAGCAGAGCAAATCCGTATAAAGAATCGTGATGAGGTTGGTGATTTAGCACTTGCCTTTAATCAAATGGCTCTAAATTTAAAGGAACTCATTACAAGTGTTCGTCACAATACTGTACAGGTAAGTGGCTCTGCAGCTGAATTAACAGCAAGTGCAGATCAAACAATCCAAGCAACAGAGCAGATGACATCCTCTATACAGGAGGTTGCAAGTGGCTCTGAGGCGCAAGGAAAAAATGCTACTGAAAGCTCTGAAGCCATGAAAAATATGACAAGAGGTATTCAGCAATTGGCAACGACTACAGCTGCTGTATCTGAGCTTGCTTTGGAAACAAATGTTGAGGCTAACAAAGGAAACGATTCATTACTCCGTGTCATTACACAAATGGATACAATTCATACAGCCGTTTTAGAGTCTGCGAACGTAGTCAAAAACTTAGGGAACCACTCTGTAGAAATAGGTAATATTATCGGTCTTATTACAGATATTGCAGAGCAAACAAATTTACTAGCATTAAACGCTGCAATTGAGGCTGCTCGTGCAGGAGATCATGGTCGCGGCTTTGCGGTTGTTGCGGATGAAGTAAAAAAACTAGCGGAGCAATCTAAGCAATCTGCTGAACAAATTGCTAGCCTCATTTCCGAAATTCAGCATGATACAAATCGTGCGGTATCTGTTATGGATACTGGTACACAAGAGGTTCAAATTGGCATGCAAGTTGTAAAGGTAGCTGAGGAAGGCTTTTCAAAAATCGTTGATCTGATTGAACAAGTTTCTAAGCAAATTCAAGAAGCAACGACCGTTTCAGAAGAAATGTCTTCAAGTGCGGAGCTGATATATGCATCCTTCGATGAAATAGCAACAATTGCACAAATGTCTTCTTCTAACTTACAAAATGTAGCCTCTGCCTCTGAAGAGCAGTTAGCCACGATTGAAGAGGTGGCCGCTTCTGCTGCTACACTTTCAAATATGGCTGAGGAATTACAAACTCAAGTTTCACGCTTTAAAATAGAATAA